Genomic window (Xenopus laevis strain J_2021 chromosome 3S, Xenopus_laevis_v10.1, whole genome shotgun sequence):
TATCGCCGAACAGAATAATCACGTGGAttttccccaaccagtagcaagTCTCCAGGTACatggaattatttgatttttcCCTGTAATTATGAAAGCTCGTACAATGCTAATTAGAAATGTTAAATGCTtataaagaaggaaagaaagaaagaaagaaagaaagaaagaaagaaagaaagaaagaaagaaagaaagaaagaaagaaagagaaagaaagaaagaaagaaagaaagattggaATCCCTTGTGTATAATGAAAAtccaggaaggaaggaaggaaggaaggaaggaaggaaggaaggaaggaaggaaggaagaaagaaagaaagaaagaaagaaagaaagaaagaaagaaagaaagaggaattCCTTGTGTATAATGAAAATCCACTCAAGtccaggaaggaaggaaggaaggaaggaaggaaggaaggaagaaagaaagaaagaaagaaagaaagaaagaaagaaagaaagaaagaaagaaagaaagaaagaaagaaagattggaATCCCTTGTGTATAATGAAAAtccaggaaggaaggaaggaaggaaggaaggaagaaagaaagaaagaaagaaagaaagaaagaaagaaagaaagaaagaaagaaagaaagaaagaaagaaaggaaggaaggaagaaagaaagaaagaaagaaagaaagaaagaaagaaagaaagaaagaaagaaagaaagaaagaaattggaATTCcttgtgtataataaaaatccaccCAAGTCCAGGAAGGAACGAagtaaggaaggaaggaaggaaggaagggagggaggggatgaaagagagaaagatagtaagaaaaaagaaagaaagaaaaaagagaaagaaaaaaagaaagaaagaaaatcgAAATCCCTGATGTATAATGAAAGTCCACTTACAAAACAGTTTTTCCCTCTTTGGTGTCCCTTGGGGAGacaatgaagaaagaaaaaacttaCCTGAGCGGAGAATCCCCCCCCCCACGCCTTTGCGCAAACCCTAGTGGACGTGGGTAAAGTCTCTTCTGAAGTGCGAGCTCTGCCCTCTGCCATTTTATACGACTAAAACCAATTAATATTGCATCAGGCTTATTTTAACATTTCGAAAcccacaatataatgtaatggcaCAAGGGCATTTATTATTAAAGCCCATCTGACTGGGAAAGGCAATCATCTGGGGGTGATTATTAAACATCTCCTCATTACAAGGTTAACATAGAAGAGATCAGAATACTAAAAATAATGagtgtgaaaaaaaatccttcccccCCTCTCCCCCACTTACTCAAAGAGAGagtccccccccctttttttttttttttggttagagGCTTGATGTCATGTATGTGACACTCATTGAAATCTAACAGTGAAATATTCACAAGATGCTTCTTGGGCTGTGTGAGCATTCATTTTTAATCTTGAAGAAGCTTCTGGGATTCATAAATAAAAAGCTGAGTTTAGAACATAGTGTGTTTGAGTGTCACACACATACCCAGTGatacaaataaatcaataatattGTCATAACAAACATTCTTTAACAGCTTTATTGTATCTTATGTGTGTctgattgttcttttttttggtaaCAACCAGGTTTCCTAATtttttccaaatgtattaaaaacaaatgtctcGAAATTGgtctgaattggtctaaaggtaatattgtttttttatttaattttttttaaaattgaaaagaaCCTGTGAACACATATGAACGCCTCACCCTTTAAATCTGAGATGATTTCAACATATACACTCATTGTGTAAACcctccttatctcaaagcctaacaCAGGCTGCAGCACAGGGTATGTTTACACCAACCTCTTTATTATGCTTTATACACACCCTTCCCATGCAGATGTAAAAATAGAAATGAgcaatttctgtttcatttgGGGAGTACATTGAAGTACATATACGACCCAActctatatttaaataaattagaaaGAAATATAACGAATTCGCCTTTAACAACAGAATAAACTTATTCAGAgttcaaaaataaattatttattgcacAGAACGGTTTGGAGTGGGGGGAACATTAAAGTcagtttatagtaaaaaaaaaaaaaaaaaacacagaaagcgaataatacacttttttcctgtgacagaagagatttaaatgcagaaaaatgaaGAGAATCGTTATTCTGTGTATCATACAAGTAAACAAGAATATTGTACCATTAGAGGTGGGATGGGGGGACAACTGTTGCATATTGATCATTAAATCCAAACAAGTGTGTATCGTTAGCAAGAATCACAGTGTTGAGGGGAAGCACAGTGAGATGGATGGACGCCCCCAAAAAACTAGGCACATCTTCCAGCAAATAAACCAGATAAGGACACGTTTCGTTGTCTATAATGAAATACTGTGCGGGATGCGGGAATAAACGAAACAGTCATTACAGGCAGGAATTATAATCCCTCCGCTGAAAATTGGTTTGTAGATCtcatttattattgatatttctCTAGCTGCTGAGAAAACCaagagacagaaagaaagaaagaaagaaagaaagaaagaaagaaagaaagaaagaaagaaagaaagaaagaaagaaagaaagaaagaaagaacaatcCCTTGTGTTTTCCCCAACCAGCAGCAAGTCTCCATCTATatggaattatttgattttcCCTGTAATTACGAAAGCTCACAATGCTaattagaaatgtaaaatattaaaagttcattcCTTTTTACCCATGTCGATTTTTGggtgaagaaagaaagaaagaaagaaagaaagaaagaaagaaagaaagaaagaaagaaagaaagaaagaaagaaagaaagaaagaaagaaagaaagaaagaaagaaagaaagaaacggTCTTTCCCTCTTTGGTGTCCCCCAGGGAGacaatgaagaaagaaaaaacttaCCTGCTGGGAAGACCAAGAGACAGAAACagaaagagagtgagagagagagcaaaatatatatataaatacaaaacagtCTAATTCAAAGGGGAACAAACTGGATCTGCTTCCATGTAATTGTGCTTCTTTAAAGTTACAGAACCTAAGACAACCTGCACTTTGGCGCGTTGTGCGCGtgaaaatggaaagtgaatggGAGTTATGGAAGACCCAACGCGTTTCACCCACATGCGTTAGGGCGCCAGCACCCAAACAGAGCCGAATCAGACTGCATAAAGGCTTACGTAGGTGTCTTTGCTGTCAAAATAACACCGGATACAAAGTGGAATCTTGTTACTGAAGGGACAACCACCATGAAACCAATTCTAAAGATCATAGTCGTGTTGTTGCATTTTTTAATCCTCAAAAAAGCCATTGGTAGAACGAAAACTGGTTTAACAACAAAGGTATGATTAAGGTGTATACAACAAGCACATGGATGTAGCACACCAGCTTTCAtacctacaactcccagaatccccttggaaggctgggttttttttttataatagctgGCTAATCAAATTTCTGATCTCCTTTATGTGACCTGGAAATAGATGAAGTACCTTGTGAGTATTTCTCACAGATCTGATAGGGTGGGGGTGTGGAGGAGTTCAGGTGAGTCAAtggcttcatatatatatatatatatatatatatatatatatatatatatatatatatatatatatatatatatatatatataatactgtgaGTCCTGAATAAAGATCCCTGCTCTTTGTAATAAATCTCTATTAAAAgtcaaaaaaaatcccacacagtTAATGGACGGCGGAATATTTCATCCTTTTCTGTTTTTGTCTCTGATTGCAAAACCAGACTCGTACTACGTTCTTTTTGAGGTCCAGTTTCTCTGCAATAGCAGCGATTTTCTCGGACGAAGGTCTGGGCTGTATGGAGAAGTAAGCTTCCAAGGAGCGTTTCTCCGGCGCGGCGATCGACGTGCGTTTTCGTTTCCTCTCGCTGCTGTTGTAGAGCTCGGGTTTGGCGTTTTTTTCCCTGTAAGCAGCTTCAGCTTCATCCAGCCAAGCCTGAAGGACTGGTTTGAGGGCTATCATGTTATTGTGAGACAAGGTCAATGATTCAAACCTGCAGATGGTGCTCTGGCTCAAAGAACCAACACCTGGGATCTTGAGGTTGGCCAAAGCCGAACCAACATCTGCTTGGGTAACTCCAAGTTTTATTCTTCTCTGTTTGAAGCGCTCGGCAAACGATTCCAACTCCCTTGGATCCGACTCCACATCGTTGATGCAAGACATGCCATTGTGAGCAGAGACAGAGTGAGGGTGGCCCATGGCTTGGTGTAGGTGGCCCATGGCTCCCAGGTGATGAGGATGAAGTTGGGTGGACATCAACGTGTGATCAGATGCCCCCATGCCACTTACAGTCAAGGTAGGTGAGATATGATCCAGCAGATCTCCTTCCAGGCATTGGTGCATTGAGTGGTGACTTGTGAGGGTTGAGGGATGGGACATGGACACCGCAGAGGAGGTAGAAGTGCAGGGGAGGCTGCTCATGTTATGGTAGGTTACGTCTGGCTTGAAAGGATGGTTTTTACCGTGTGAGACGATATCCACCGCCGCCAGAGCTTCAGCACGGGCCAACAGATTCTCATCAAAGCCTCCAAATATATTGCCCTGGAGCTGCAAGCAAGAATGCGCATATTGGTGTCAGTGGGGAATACTGTCAACTCaggattaaaaaacattttcaagcacAGAGATTCCTCCTCAAAGCTCAGgtcataaaaattaatatgaaggCAGAAGCTTTGCTTGAATAGACATGTGGATGATCTGAGACAAGGGGAAGGGGGAGAGGGACTGAGGgagaaagaagagagagagagagagagagagagagtttcagAGCTACTAGCAATTGTTCTGATGACATGAAAAAACATTAAGCAAGTGCCTGTCAAAAAATGTGCCTTAAAGCGGCAATTATGCTTGATGGACATACCTGAGGGGCTTGGAGGCAAACTCTTCTCATGGCCTCGGAGTTGGAATGCAGGCTGGGGTACTTGGGCTCCTGGAGGATTGGGTGAATGCTGAAAGGCTGCTTACTGTTCATGGTCATCATCTTTGTACACCTGGCAGGTAGGCAGCCCTGATTCAGGGATGGCTCTGTGGCTTTCTACTGATAAACTGAGCTATTTGCAATGCCACAGCtcttctctctctgctctctctctcccccagTTGCTTCTCCACTCATCTTACAGCCAGGAAGCCAAGAATAGGTGCAAGCaccgtgcgcatgcgcgctgcaACTCGGGAAGCTTCTGTTCGGCGTCCCAGGGAGCTATCCAGCAGCAGCGGTGCTGAACATGTCGCCTGCTCTATGTTCTACACAACAGAACTGGCAGCCACTGTGGGAAGGGCTCATGCTTATTGCAATCAGCTAGGGATTGGCACTGGAATATCTTTAGGAGGATCTAAAACCAAAAATACATTTAGGCTTATAAAAGAAATATTAATTATAAGGCAACTTTCAAGTATAAAGgtgttgttttttataaaatctcaGTGGTTTCAAAGTTATGAAATGTAACTACTATCataaaccagtggcataactagatattactgggccccatagcaaataatTGTtaaggcccctaaaatgtctagaggttgacttgttttaccattagttattgaaattgtacatgaattagggtctcatggggcccctatatctcctggacCCCCTGCATCCgtagtctgcttcctctgtagttacgcccctgttaaaaacatttttattctctgTCCTAGCAAAAAGGCAGCTAGGGAAGCTACATGCAAGGCTGATCCAGGGTTGGCCCAGCCGAGCCCCCACACACACGCGCGGG
Coding sequences:
- the LOC108712404 gene encoding POU domain, class 4, transcription factor 3, which codes for MMTMNSKQPFSIHPILQEPKYPSLHSNSEAMRRVCLQAPQLQGNIFGGFDENLLARAEALAAVDIVSHGKNHPFKPDVTYHNMSSLPCTSTSSAVSMSHPSTLTSHHSMHQCLEGDLLDHISPTLTVSGMGASDHTLMSTQLHPHHLGAMGHLHQAMGHPHSVSAHNGMSCINDVESDPRELESFAERFKQRRIKLGVTQADVGSALANLKIPGVGSLSQSTICRFESLTLSHNNMIALKPVLQAWLDEAEAAYREKNAKPELYNSSERKRKRTSIAAPEKRSLEAYFSIQPRPSSEKIAAIAEKLDLKKNVVRVWFCNQRQKQKRMKYSAVH